One window of Saccharopolyspora phatthalungensis genomic DNA carries:
- a CDS encoding DUF6879 family protein: MRLRKVSGCDDDECPAVYLSDRGTAVIQGERVTEAEGLTLRKGETAVELPPDILLDAVVALAESGSAETVQRLTGGAEVLVAGERLRDRFTGCERSAWRFECQPTYTIAREQENLRRFRAGEPKPAGRNASWHARVRSLVSAGKIIGRVRTVRRPLSEYQRYQLAWGIPGNIEAGEDIRILDLADLDLDLPSHDFWLFDESLVVDLNFRPDGTLIDIDQREDPDLTQYLKWRDTALDNAVPLSEWDART; this comes from the coding sequence ATGAGGCTCCGCAAGGTATCTGGCTGTGACGACGATGAGTGTCCGGCGGTCTACCTCTCAGACCGGGGCACCGCGGTCATTCAGGGTGAGCGGGTCACGGAGGCGGAGGGACTGACGCTCAGGAAAGGGGAGACAGCGGTCGAGCTGCCCCCGGACATCCTGCTCGATGCAGTCGTGGCGTTGGCCGAATCCGGCAGCGCTGAGACCGTCCAGCGGCTGACGGGGGGCGCTGAAGTGCTGGTAGCAGGCGAACGACTCCGCGACCGGTTCACCGGATGCGAACGGTCGGCCTGGCGGTTCGAGTGCCAGCCGACCTACACCATTGCGCGAGAGCAAGAGAACCTGCGCCGGTTCCGAGCGGGCGAGCCGAAACCGGCGGGACGCAACGCCAGCTGGCATGCGAGGGTCCGGTCGCTGGTGTCGGCGGGCAAGATCATTGGCCGGGTCCGTACCGTCCGGCGGCCATTGAGCGAGTATCAGCGGTACCAACTCGCTTGGGGCATCCCCGGCAACATCGAAGCCGGGGAAGATATCCGGATCCTTGACCTGGCCGATCTTGACCTGGACCTGCCGTCCCATGATTTCTGGCTCTTCGATGAGTCGTTAGTGGTTGATCTCAACTTCCGGCCGGACGGCACCCTGATCGATATCGACCAGCGGGAGGACCCGGACCTGACGCAGTACCTCAAGTGGCGAGACACGGCCTTGGATAACGCCGTTCCATTGAGCGAGTGGGATGCTCGAACCTGA
- a CDS encoding helix-turn-helix domain-containing protein, producing the protein MLEPDTGQWDRRNLAETLKQLRKAAGLSGERLAVRAAMSQSKISRIESGRSLPTVVDVERIIKALEVSPEVREEVLSLARTANVEYISLRSSARLGIWWKQAEIKALAESSSAVRQFLPAIPSGLLQTREYARSVLTPGVAGRPARDIDRAVQARLESQDALNDESRRFYFLMTEQAVRLKRAAATVMVGQLRHMATLSNRPNVELAILPHRALVNSSPLNVFVVYDDRLVKVELFSGSIALRDYQDISYHLNLFEHFRERSMTGDEARDFLVSVADEFTQQRA; encoded by the coding sequence ATGCTCGAACCTGACACCGGGCAGTGGGACAGAAGAAACCTTGCCGAGACGCTGAAGCAGCTACGCAAGGCGGCCGGGCTCTCGGGTGAGAGGCTGGCCGTTCGGGCTGCTATGTCGCAGTCGAAAATCAGCCGTATCGAGTCCGGTCGGTCGCTTCCCACGGTGGTTGATGTGGAACGGATCATCAAGGCGCTCGAAGTGTCTCCCGAAGTCCGGGAAGAAGTCCTATCGCTGGCCCGAACCGCGAACGTCGAATACATATCGTTGCGTTCGTCTGCCCGTCTGGGTATCTGGTGGAAGCAAGCCGAGATCAAGGCACTTGCCGAATCGTCATCGGCGGTCCGCCAGTTCCTTCCCGCTATCCCCTCCGGGCTTCTCCAGACGCGCGAGTACGCGCGTTCGGTGCTCACACCCGGCGTGGCGGGAAGACCCGCGAGGGATATCGACCGCGCTGTCCAGGCACGGCTGGAAAGTCAGGATGCGCTGAACGACGAATCACGCCGGTTCTACTTCCTGATGACCGAGCAAGCCGTGCGGTTGAAGCGCGCTGCCGCCACTGTCATGGTCGGCCAGCTACGGCATATGGCAACATTATCCAACCGGCCCAATGTTGAGCTTGCGATTCTTCCCCACCGTGCGTTGGTCAACTCCTCGCCGCTGAACGTGTTCGTGGTATACGACGATCGGCTGGTCAAGGTCGAACTCTTCTCCGGTTCAATCGCGTTGCGCGACTATCAGGACATCTCGTATCACCTGAACCTGTTCGAACACTTCCGCGAGAGATCGATGACCGGGGACGAGGCGAGAGATTTTCTTGTTTCGGTTGCCGACGAATTTACCCAACAACGCGCATAG